One Nocardioides luti DNA window includes the following coding sequences:
- a CDS encoding dihydrofolate reductase family protein, with protein sequence MGLLHYSALMSLDGYVVDADGRFDWAAPDEEVHAFVNEMTRPIGTYLYGRRMYDVMTFWETAETDDEPPVFGEWAAMWRAADKVVFSSTLGPEDLRSARTRLEPRCTADALRRLKDETPGALSIGGATVAAEAFAAGLVDDVQLFLAPVVVGGGTRGMPDGVRLDLELVDERRFAGGFVTVRYAVGGGGAGL encoded by the coding sequence ATGGGACTCCTGCACTACTCCGCGCTCATGTCGCTCGACGGGTACGTCGTCGACGCCGACGGCCGCTTCGACTGGGCGGCGCCCGACGAGGAGGTGCACGCCTTCGTCAACGAGATGACCCGGCCGATCGGGACGTACCTCTACGGCCGGCGGATGTACGACGTCATGACCTTCTGGGAGACGGCCGAGACCGACGACGAGCCACCCGTCTTCGGGGAGTGGGCCGCGATGTGGCGCGCCGCCGACAAGGTGGTCTTCTCCTCGACGCTCGGCCCCGAGGACCTCCGCTCCGCGCGGACCCGGCTGGAGCCGCGCTGCACCGCCGACGCGCTGCGCCGGCTCAAGGACGAGACCCCGGGCGCGCTGAGCATCGGCGGCGCGACGGTGGCCGCCGAGGCCTTCGCGGCCGGCCTCGTCGACGACGTCCAGCTCTTCCTCGCGCCCGTGGTCGTCGGCGGCGGCACGCGCGGCATGCCCGACGGCGTACGCCTCGACCTGGAGCTGGTCGACGAGCGCCGCTTCGCCGGCGGGTTCGTGACGGTGCGGTACGCCGTGGGTGGGGGCG